One Methanocaldococcus villosus KIN24-T80 genomic window carries:
- a CDS encoding MBL fold metallo-hydrolase, whose translation MKITIYDGANTIGGNKIYIKEGYNGIFLDFGMNFANYSKYYEEYLSERSARGIYDLWHLNLIPKLNIYRSDLIPKDLGIYRYPKIPINAVLISHAHLDHVGNVAILNEEIPMVGSSITMTILKALRDTSTGKHLGIDLPYYSIKKPKDEKGYVLESDRKSPYCSRKIILTDDNKNIEEFIFYRPGQNSSNKVKKINQNEVKMLYEEDFGFEIKAFEVDHSIYGAVGYIVEGDVSVAYTGDFREHGKNKDKTKKFIKEAKNASVLITEGTRVNRDNDVNVSEEDVYNNSLKIIENAKGLVIADFSPRNFERLEIFKEIAKKTGRELVITTKDAYFLWALKEVDKIDIIDDDVKIYENLKATQYKWEEEILDIYCNYIISPFEIRKNCENYILCFSFYDMPHLLDVNPDGGIYIYSSSEAFGEEQEFSFLRLWNWLKHFNFEIYGFKVDENGKPIFEKGFHTSGHISKEGLRRVIEKIDPDYIIPVHTENPELFRWAFGERVVLLNNGESLEI comes from the coding sequence ATGAAAATAACCATCTATGATGGAGCAAATACAATAGGTGGAAATAAAATTTATATAAAAGAGGGATATAATGGGATATTTTTAGATTTTGGAATGAATTTTGCCAATTACTCAAAATATTATGAGGAATATTTAAGTGAGAGATCTGCAAGAGGTATTTATGATTTGTGGCATCTCAATTTAATACCAAAACTAAATATTTACAGAAGTGATTTAATTCCCAAAGATTTAGGTATTTATAGGTATCCAAAAATTCCTATTAATGCTGTTTTAATAAGCCATGCTCATCTTGACCATGTTGGAAATGTTGCTATTCTCAATGAAGAAATTCCTATGGTTGGATCTTCAATAACAATGACAATTCTAAAGGCATTAAGAGATACTTCAACTGGCAAACACTTAGGGATAGATTTGCCTTACTATAGTATAAAAAAACCAAAAGATGAAAAGGGATATGTTCTTGAATCAGATAGAAAATCCCCCTACTGTTCAAGAAAAATTATTCTTACAGATGACAATAAAAATATTGAAGAATTTATCTTTTATAGACCTGGGCAGAACTCATCTAATAAAGTGAAGAAAATTAACCAAAATGAAGTTAAAATGCTATATGAAGAAGATTTTGGATTTGAAATTAAAGCATTTGAGGTGGATCATTCAATCTATGGGGCTGTTGGTTATATTGTTGAAGGTGATGTAAGTGTAGCATATACAGGGGATTTTAGGGAACATGGGAAAAATAAGGATAAAACAAAAAAATTTATTAAAGAGGCTAAAAATGCAAGTGTTTTAATTACTGAGGGAACGAGGGTTAATAGGGATAATGATGTCAATGTCAGTGAGGAGGATGTTTATAACAACTCTTTAAAAATCATTGAAAATGCTAAAGGGTTAGTTATTGCTGATTTTTCACCAAGAAATTTTGAAAGATTAGAAATTTTTAAAGAAATTGCTAAAAAAACTGGTAGGGAATTGGTTATAACTACAAAAGATGCATATTTCTTATGGGCTTTAAAAGAAGTGGATAAGATTGATATAATTGATGATGATGTAAAAATTTATGAAAATCTTAAAGCCACTCAATATAAGTGGGAAGAGGAGATTTTAGACATATATTGTAATTATATCATCTCTCCATTTGAAATTAGGAAAAATTGTGAGAACTATATTTTATGCTTCTCATTCTATGATATGCCACACCTATTGGATGTTAATCCAGATGGGGGGATTTATATCTACTCTTCAAGTGAGGCATTTGGGGAAGAGCAGGAGTTTAGCTTTTTAAGATTGTGGAATTGGCTTAAACACTTTAACTTTGAAATTTATGGTTTTAAAGTTGATGAAAATGGGAAACCAATATTTGAAAAAGGATTTCATACATCAGGGCATATTTCAAAAGAAGGGCTGAGGAGGGTTATTGAAAAGATAGATCCTGACTACATAATTCCAGTGCATACTGAAAATCCTGAATTATTCAGATGGGCTTTTGGAGAGAGAGTTGTTTTATTAAACAATGGAGAAAGTTTGGAGATTTAA
- a CDS encoding ATP-binding protein: MKISICGKGGCGKSTVTALLAKELSKNKKVLVIDGDESNISLHRLLGLEKPKDIIDIIGGRKVLKKNMNNISEILKDIDVDSIASKDGNLMLISVGKIRDFGEGCACPMGVLLKELIKNLDYDYVLIDTEAGIEHFGRGVEENVDVILVVIDPTYESIRLANEIERMAKNMGKKVYFIINKVDDNIKDMIMDKINKDRVIAIIPNKREILEKGLLGESLDSIEEIKDIVKTIS, from the coding sequence ATGAAAATTTCAATATGTGGAAAAGGAGGTTGTGGAAAATCAACAGTAACAGCTTTATTAGCTAAAGAGTTATCTAAGAATAAAAAAGTTTTGGTCATTGATGGGGATGAATCAAATATAAGCTTACACAGACTCTTAGGTTTGGAAAAGCCAAAAGATATAATTGATATTATAGGAGGTAGAAAGGTTTTAAAAAAGAATATGAATAATATTAGTGAAATATTAAAAGATATAGATGTTGATAGTATTGCTTCAAAGGATGGAAATTTAATGTTAATATCTGTAGGAAAAATCAGAGATTTTGGGGAAGGTTGTGCTTGTCCTATGGGGGTTCTACTAAAAGAGCTTATTAAAAATTTAGATTATGATTATGTCTTAATAGATACTGAAGCAGGTATAGAACATTTTGGGAGAGGGGTAGAAGAGAATGTTGATGTAATTTTAGTTGTAATAGATCCAACATATGAGTCTATAAGATTAGCTAATGAGATTGAAAGGATGGCTAAAAATATGGGAAAGAAAGTTTATTTCATAATAAATAAAGTTGATGATAATATTAAAGATATGATAATGGATAAAATAAATAAAGATAGAGTTATAGCAATTATTCCAAATAAAAGGGAGATATTAGAAAAAGGTCTTTTAGGGGAAAGTTTAGATAGTATAGAGGAAATAAAAGATATTGTAAAAACTATAAGTTAA
- the cobJ gene encoding precorrin-3B C(17)-methyltransferase, which translates to MLYIVGLGSGERYLTKEAEEILNNVDLIVCYKGYKKYIEKFNKPTYTSGMTKEIDRVEKALSEAKNKDVALVSTGDPNVYGLASLAYELNYIKNYNVKIKVIPGITACLLAASILGSPLHDFVVISFSDLLTPLDKILKRFKLALEGDYVICIYNPLSKRRKEPFLKAVEIMREFNKNYIIGIVKNAGRENEEKRITDFKDLYKNLNEYLEYIDMNTIIIIGNSETYVIDNKMITPRGYLNKYKVIPCYKK; encoded by the coding sequence ATGTTATATATTGTTGGTTTAGGTAGTGGGGAGAGGTATCTAACTAAAGAAGCTGAAGAAATATTAAATAATGTAGATTTAATAGTTTGTTATAAGGGGTATAAAAAATATATTGAAAAATTTAATAAGCCAACTTACACTTCAGGAATGACTAAAGAGATAGATAGAGTGGAAAAAGCATTAAGTGAGGCTAAAAATAAAGATGTGGCTTTAGTTTCTACAGGAGATCCAAATGTTTACGGATTAGCTAGTTTAGCCTATGAATTAAATTATATAAAAAACTATAATGTTAAAATAAAAGTTATTCCTGGTATCACAGCTTGTTTATTAGCAGCTTCTATTTTAGGGTCTCCTTTGCATGATTTTGTTGTAATAAGTTTTAGTGATCTCTTAACACCTTTGGATAAAATATTAAAAAGATTTAAATTAGCATTAGAAGGAGATTATGTTATCTGTATATATAACCCATTAAGTAAGAGAAGGAAAGAACCTTTTTTAAAAGCAGTAGAAATCATGAGAGAGTTTAATAAAAATTATATTATTGGTATAGTAAAAAATGCTGGTAGAGAAAATGAGGAGAAGAGAATTACTGATTTTAAAGATCTCTATAAAAATTTAAATGAATATTTAGAATATATAGATATGAACACAATTATAATTATTGGGAACAGTGAAACTTATGTAATAGATAATAAAATGATCACTCCAAGGGGTTATTTAAATAAATATAAAGTGATACCATGTTACAAAAAATAA
- a CDS encoding AAA family ATPase, which produces MLQKIREELNSYFLERREEIDIALTSILAGEHTLFLGPPGTAKSQLIRAIAEHINANYFEKLITRFTTEDEIFGPLSIKELKENDRYVRKTEGYLPKAEVAFLDEIFKANSSILNSLLSIINERIYHNGDKIEKVPLISLFSASNELPEESELLAFYDRFLFRKIVRGIRGYNNLIRLLDLEDYKAKTKIEIDELKELQKEAMDVKIDNIKEDIIKIKLSLEGEGINISDRRLKKAVKAIKCYSYLNGKEKAEIEDLEILRFIFWNEPEEFYKTSIEIFKISNHFSGYAFEQREILNSLVNELKNIDKERIKLGGVEYRKCLEILGKLNSMVLTLKEVRAKAIDENKPHQYIDDTIEEIYSFKKYVEELLK; this is translated from the coding sequence ATGTTACAAAAAATAAGGGAAGAGTTGAACAGTTATTTCTTAGAAAGAAGGGAAGAGATAGATATAGCATTAACATCTATATTAGCTGGAGAACACACACTTTTCCTAGGACCTCCAGGGACTGCTAAATCACAGTTAATAAGGGCAATAGCTGAGCACATAAATGCTAATTATTTTGAGAAACTAATAACAAGATTTACTACAGAAGATGAGATATTTGGCCCTTTAAGTATAAAAGAGTTAAAAGAAAATGATAGATATGTAAGAAAAACAGAGGGATATTTGCCAAAGGCTGAGGTAGCATTTTTAGATGAGATATTTAAAGCTAACAGCTCAATTTTAAATTCACTTTTATCTATAATTAATGAAAGAATTTATCATAATGGGGATAAAATAGAGAAAGTTCCTTTAATAAGCCTTTTCTCTGCATCTAATGAGCTCCCTGAAGAGTCAGAGTTATTAGCTTTTTATGATAGATTTTTATTCAGAAAAATTGTTAGGGGGATTAGAGGATATAATAATTTGATAAGACTCTTAGATTTAGAGGATTATAAGGCAAAAACTAAAATTGAAATAGATGAGCTAAAAGAATTGCAAAAAGAAGCTATGGATGTGAAGATAGACAATATAAAAGAAGATATTATAAAAATAAAATTATCTTTGGAAGGAGAAGGGATAAATATATCAGATAGAAGATTAAAAAAAGCTGTTAAAGCTATAAAATGTTATTCTTACTTAAATGGGAAGGAAAAAGCTGAAATAGAAGATTTAGAAATTTTAAGATTTATATTTTGGAATGAACCAGAAGAATTTTATAAAACATCTATAGAAATTTTTAAAATATCTAATCATTTTTCTGGATATGCATTTGAACAGAGAGAGATATTAAATAGCTTAGTAAATGAATTAAAAAATATTGACAAAGAGAGAATAAAGTTAGGGGGAGTAGAGTATAGAAAATGCTTGGAGATACTTGGAAAGTTAAATAGTATGGTTTTAACATTAAAAGAAGTTAGGGCTAAGGCTATTGATGAGAATAAGCCACATCAATACATAGATGATACAATAGAGGAAATATACAGTTTTAAGAAATATGTTGAAGAGCTTTTAAAGTGA
- a CDS encoding vWA domain-containing protein has protein sequence MKNVIKHDAFDKKAFERFLNSNKYFQKLLSYYSHLHPIHEKLSEDIFYAFFKYVVEFNEAVEEKFRINKAILKGLIKNIEYEKIRLLTELDETNAGIATVILCEEIFKNFKKFNGSASDLVREILKQNSKNILEIIEGINSFGFGKGEKNYNDPEDKLKLANRILQDKKLLKIIKKLGKLKLLAINTYKNNVKQQLSEVYSVSLGNEIKYLLPKEIAYLSDEILYYEFIRRFIEKKLLNYSLISYKDSEGAIIVCLDHSGSMFGEKEIWAKAVVLSLIEIAKRKKRKIYYIAFDDDVRFEKEIDPKNIKYEDVIEIASVFYGGGTNFEKPISRAMDVIKEKYMDADILLITDGFAEVSDEFVEKLKEFKENYKVKLMSVFIEIFPTETLKRISDKNVKVYELVDDEAKKIYKLL, from the coding sequence ATGAAAAATGTTATAAAACATGATGCATTTGATAAAAAAGCATTTGAAAGGTTTTTAAATAGTAACAAATATTTTCAAAAACTTTTAAGTTATTATTCTCATTTGCACCCTATACATGAGAAGCTATCAGAGGATATTTTTTATGCATTTTTTAAATATGTTGTAGAGTTTAATGAGGCTGTTGAAGAGAAATTTAGGATAAATAAAGCTATATTAAAAGGATTAATAAAGAATATAGAGTATGAAAAAATAAGGCTCTTAACTGAGCTGGATGAAACTAATGCTGGAATAGCTACTGTTATACTCTGTGAAGAAATATTTAAGAATTTTAAAAAATTTAATGGTAGTGCATCTGATTTGGTTAGGGAAATTTTAAAGCAAAATTCAAAGAACATTTTAGAAATTATTGAGGGGATAAATTCATTTGGATTTGGAAAAGGGGAAAAAAATTATAATGATCCAGAAGATAAGCTAAAACTGGCAAATAGAATATTACAAGATAAAAAATTATTAAAGATTATAAAAAAGCTTGGAAAATTAAAACTATTGGCTATAAATACATATAAAAATAATGTAAAACAGCAGTTATCTGAAGTATATTCAGTAAGCTTAGGAAATGAGATAAAATACCTCCTACCAAAAGAAATTGCTTATCTTTCAGATGAAATTTTATATTATGAATTTATTAGAAGATTTATAGAAAAAAAGCTATTAAACTATTCTTTAATAAGCTATAAAGACAGTGAGGGGGCTATAATAGTTTGTTTAGATCATAGTGGATCAATGTTTGGAGAGAAAGAGATATGGGCTAAAGCAGTGGTTTTATCATTAATAGAGATAGCTAAAAGAAAAAAGAGAAAGATTTATTATATAGCTTTTGATGATGATGTTAGGTTTGAGAAAGAAATAGATCCTAAGAATATAAAATATGAAGATGTTATTGAAATAGCTTCTGTGTTTTATGGTGGAGGAACAAACTTTGAAAAGCCAATATCAAGAGCTATGGATGTTATTAAAGAAAAATATATGGATGCTGATATCCTATTAATAACTGATGGATTTGCTGAAGTTAGTGATGAGTTTGTAGAAAAACTTAAAGAGTTTAAAGAAAATTATAAAGTAAAGTTGATGTCTGTTTTTATTGAAATCTTTCCTACTGAAACATTGAAGAGAATATCTGATAAGAATGTTAAAGTTTATGAATTAGTTGATGATGAAGCTAAGAAAATATATAAGCTTTTATAG
- a CDS encoding 4Fe-4S dicluster domain-containing protein, whose product MGLIEINERFCKGCYICIFVCPKKVFEKSDKLNKKGIYPPIAKYPEKCSRCNLCVLQCPDQAISIE is encoded by the coding sequence ATGGGTTTGATAGAAATAAATGAAAGATTCTGTAAAGGATGTTACATATGTATCTTTGTATGTCCAAAAAAAGTTTTTGAAAAATCAGATAAGTTAAATAAAAAGGGTATTTACCCACCTATAGCAAAGTATCCTGAGAAGTGTAGTAGATGTAACCTCTGTGTTTTACAATGCCCAGATCAGGCAATATCAATAGAGTGA
- a CDS encoding TIGR00269 family protein, whose protein sequence is MLCSCGKVAVYYQRYANKYLCEECFKKSVEKRVKKTIKDVIRNNVKIAIAISGGKDSLVMAKLLKNLFKNIPNCKLTCFFVNEGIRGFRDKAIKYVKEFCKREELDLKIISFKEEIGYNLDEILEHKDKLNIGKPCSFCGVLRRYILNKYALGYDYLAIGHNLDDMAQTILMNYVEGNIKNIVHFGKDIEDKKFVKRIRPLKYIPEEEVKLYADIEGIVYQSEPCPYSSLSYRHRMKEVIKTLENIDPKVKFSIVKGYERLLNYICYKEEIKRCKICGFPSNNEICKVCSWLKVIENGFR, encoded by the coding sequence ATGTTATGTTCATGTGGAAAAGTGGCAGTTTATTATCAGAGATATGCTAATAAATATTTGTGTGAAGAGTGTTTTAAAAAATCAGTTGAAAAGAGGGTGAAGAAGACTATAAAAGATGTTATAAGAAATAATGTAAAGATAGCTATAGCCATTAGTGGAGGAAAAGATAGCTTAGTTATGGCAAAATTATTAAAAAACTTATTTAAAAACATTCCAAACTGTAAATTAACATGCTTTTTTGTTAATGAAGGTATAAGAGGATTTAGAGATAAGGCTATTAAATATGTTAAAGAGTTCTGCAAAAGAGAAGAGCTAGATTTGAAAATTATATCTTTTAAAGAGGAAATTGGTTATAACTTAGATGAAATTTTGGAGCATAAGGATAAGTTAAATATTGGAAAACCCTGCTCTTTTTGTGGGGTTTTAAGGAGGTATATATTAAATAAATATGCTTTAGGTTATGATTACTTAGCCATTGGACATAATTTAGATGACATGGCGCAAACAATACTTATGAACTATGTAGAGGGAAATATAAAAAATATTGTTCACTTTGGTAAGGATATAGAAGATAAAAAATTTGTTAAAAGAATTAGACCATTAAAATACATTCCTGAAGAGGAAGTTAAACTGTATGCTGACATTGAAGGGATAGTATACCAATCTGAACCTTGCCCATATTCATCTTTATCTTACAGACACAGAATGAAGGAAGTTATTAAAACATTAGAAAATATTGATCCAAAGGTTAAGTTTAGTATAGTTAAAGGATATGAGCGGTTATTAAATTATATCTGTTATAAAGAGGAAATTAAAAGATGTAAAATATGTGGATTTCCATCAAATAATGAAATATGTAAAGTCTGTTCTTGGCTTAAGGTGATTGAAAATGGATTTAGATGA
- a CDS encoding OB-fold nucleic acid binding domain-containing protein, whose product MDLDEYKKLKKKVMEKLKIDEQTLDKMIDEKYNEYGGILLKTGILYLIAKEHGIDLKEEEFLIKDIKEGMIVDIIGVVRKVYDVKEYDGKKVRKIIIADKSGSITVSLWNELADIEIKEGDVIRLKRVKARKWNKRLELTSLPETEIEILEDYKIELPEYKISDLIPGMVVELEGEVVLAFPVKEFEKDNKKLKLKSFNLRDETGVIRVVLWNELTEIDVRRGDFVKVKGVVKEGYYGGLEIVADEVEIIERGEKIESEVVNIKDLHNYENEIVSVRGKVLALGNKKIVNIDGKRNKVQEILLDDGSGKVKITFWKGLINLLENIKEGDIIKVTNCKVKSYIDREGNIRYDLIATIDSEVIKEGESEYKIKFVKIKDIVNKEVDWEDINLIAIVVDITEHEFDGRKVKNILLEDDTGRIRLSIWEDLDIDIEEGDFIKVYHAYAKERDDYIDLYLGRFGRIEKSDERVIKRKFIADLLPGDKVEIRGTIVEVLNEEPFIYMCPNCRKIITEEVCEDCKVEAEKVLRLNVILDDGTGVITCRLYNKKVERLLKIFNVLIENFKEKLLGEEIIFYGNVKDQFIVRALKPVNVDEEIKILSGIKDES is encoded by the coding sequence ATGGATTTAGATGAGTATAAGAAACTAAAGAAAAAGGTTATGGAAAAATTGAAAATTGATGAACAAACATTGGATAAGATGATTGATGAAAAATACAATGAATATGGAGGAATATTATTAAAAACTGGAATACTATATTTAATAGCAAAAGAGCATGGAATTGATTTAAAAGAGGAAGAATTTTTAATAAAAGATATAAAAGAAGGGATGATTGTTGATATTATTGGTGTTGTTAGAAAAGTTTATGATGTGAAGGAGTATGATGGTAAAAAAGTAAGAAAAATAATAATAGCTGATAAATCTGGATCAATAACTGTAAGTTTATGGAATGAATTGGCAGACATTGAAATAAAGGAGGGAGATGTAATAAGATTAAAAAGGGTTAAAGCAAGGAAATGGAATAAAAGATTAGAACTTACATCTTTACCAGAGACAGAGATAGAGATTTTAGAAGATTATAAAATAGAATTACCTGAATATAAAATCTCTGATCTCATCCCAGGAATGGTTGTTGAGTTAGAGGGGGAAGTAGTTTTAGCCTTCCCTGTAAAGGAGTTTGAAAAGGATAATAAAAAGTTAAAATTAAAGTCTTTTAATTTAAGAGATGAGACTGGAGTAATAAGAGTTGTTTTATGGAATGAACTAACTGAAATAGATGTTAGGAGAGGAGATTTTGTTAAAGTAAAAGGAGTGGTAAAAGAGGGTTACTATGGAGGTTTAGAGATAGTAGCTGATGAGGTAGAAATTATTGAAAGAGGAGAGAAAATTGAAAGTGAAGTGGTAAATATAAAGGATCTTCATAACTATGAAAATGAAATTGTCTCAGTTAGAGGAAAAGTTTTAGCTTTAGGGAATAAAAAGATTGTTAATATTGATGGGAAAAGAAATAAGGTTCAAGAGATACTGTTAGATGATGGTAGTGGAAAAGTTAAGATAACTTTTTGGAAAGGATTGATAAATCTTTTAGAAAATATAAAAGAAGGAGATATAATAAAGGTTACTAATTGTAAAGTTAAATCTTACATTGATAGAGAGGGAAATATAAGATATGACCTTATAGCCACAATAGATTCAGAAGTTATAAAAGAAGGAGAAAGTGAATATAAAATAAAATTCGTTAAAATAAAAGATATTGTAAATAAAGAAGTAGATTGGGAAGATATAAACTTAATAGCAATAGTTGTTGACATAACTGAGCATGAGTTTGATGGGAGAAAGGTTAAAAATATTTTATTAGAGGATGACACAGGGAGAATAAGGTTATCTATTTGGGAGGATTTAGATATAGATATAGAAGAAGGAGATTTTATAAAAGTGTATCATGCATATGCAAAAGAGAGGGATGATTATATAGACCTCTATTTGGGAAGATTTGGAAGGATAGAGAAGAGTGATGAAAGAGTAATAAAAAGAAAGTTTATAGCTGATCTCCTACCTGGAGATAAAGTTGAGATAAGGGGAACAATAGTTGAGGTTTTAAATGAAGAACCATTTATTTACATGTGTCCAAACTGTAGGAAGATTATAACAGAGGAGGTATGTGAAGACTGTAAAGTAGAGGCTGAAAAGGTTTTAAGGTTAAATGTTATTTTAGATGATGGTACAGGGGTTATTACATGCAGACTGTATAATAAAAAGGTTGAAAGGCTATTAAAAATCTTTAATGTTTTAATAGAAAACTTCAAAGAGAAATTATTAGGAGAGGAGATTATATTTTATGGTAATGTTAAAGATCAATTTATTGTTAGGGCATTAAAACCTGTTAATGTTGATGAAGAAATTAAAATTTTGAGTGGGATAAAAGATGAAAGTTGA
- a CDS encoding PHP domain-containing protein yields the protein MKVDIHVHSINSKCSLNPKSLLRKMCKKYNLIPAVCDHNKLTKLDFAIPGEEVATNRGEFLALFIEEEIPGNLDIFEALDQVKEQGGLICIPHPFDSKRKRSLIKFNILEDREFLRYVDIVEVFNSRCRSLEPNIKAFEYAIKYNFPMGFGSDAHFIWELNNAYINFPELNIDKPSEISPKEFLNLLEIRTKEFLKEKIDLFKNPWKGKNHYGALGDRKNIEIYSKLLKKVRKILNI from the coding sequence ATGAAAGTTGATATTCATGTTCATTCAATTAATAGTAAATGTTCTTTAAATCCAAAATCATTATTAAGAAAGATGTGTAAGAAATATAACCTCATACCTGCTGTATGTGATCATAATAAACTGACTAAGTTAGATTTTGCTATACCTGGAGAGGAAGTAGCTACAAACAGGGGAGAGTTTTTAGCTCTTTTTATAGAAGAAGAAATACCAGGAAATTTAGACATATTTGAAGCTTTAGATCAAGTTAAAGAGCAGGGAGGTTTAATCTGTATACCACATCCATTTGATAGTAAGAGAAAGAGAAGCCTTATAAAGTTTAATATTCTTGAAGATAGGGAGTTTTTAAGATATGTAGATATTGTAGAGGTGTTTAACAGTAGATGTAGAAGCTTAGAGCCTAATATAAAAGCTTTTGAATATGCTATAAAATATAACTTCCCAATGGGTTTTGGTAGTGATGCTCATTTTATTTGGGAGCTCAATAATGCATATATAAATTTTCCTGAATTAAATATAGATAAACCTTCTGAGATTTCTCCAAAAGAATTTTTAAATTTATTGGAAATTAGAACAAAAGAATTTTTAAAAGAAAAAATTGATCTTTTTAAAAACCCTTGGAAAGGAAAGAATCATTATGGTGCTTTAGGGGATAGAAAGAACATTGAGATTTACAGCAAACTACTTAAAAAGGTTAGGAAGATATTAAATATATAG
- a CDS encoding endo alpha-1,4 polygalactosaminidase, with product MRKFLLTFLFLILFCGCLNNTKIADDKPNINNKLNINNFWVYYGSDNIEKLSKYDLVIIEPYNYKKEDIQKLKLLNPNIKVIAYLSIGEVSKDRPYFKECQKIIIGKNQNWNSYYINISSPIWQKIILNEVKKFKNMGFDGVFLDTVDSAIYTNQKNEVIELIKKIREENPDIIIIQNRGFEIIEKTAPYIDGVLFEDFTTHYDFKNKKAYYWEGSDLNWINAQSERLKNLKEKYHLVILTLDYVNDIEMTKKCIEHAKKYNFIPMTTKDITLNSIN from the coding sequence GTGAGAAAATTTTTACTTACTTTTTTATTTTTAATTTTATTTTGTGGATGTTTAAATAATACCAAAATTGCCGATGATAAACCAAATATAAATAATAAATTAAACATCAACAATTTTTGGGTTTATTACGGCTCAGATAATATAGAAAAACTTTCAAAGTATGATTTAGTTATTATAGAGCCATACAACTACAAAAAAGAAGACATTCAAAAATTAAAGTTATTAAATCCAAATATAAAGGTTATTGCCTATCTAAGCATAGGAGAGGTTAGCAAAGATAGACCTTATTTTAAAGAATGCCAAAAAATAATTATTGGAAAAAATCAAAATTGGAACTCTTATTATATAAATATCTCATCTCCAATATGGCAAAAGATAATTTTAAATGAAGTTAAAAAGTTTAAAAATATGGGATTTGATGGAGTGTTTTTAGATACAGTTGATAGTGCAATCTATACAAATCAAAAAAATGAGGTTATTGAATTAATCAAAAAAATTAGAGAAGAAAATCCAGATATTATAATCATCCAAAATAGAGGTTTTGAGATTATTGAAAAAACTGCCCCATACATAGATGGAGTTCTTTTTGAGGATTTCACAACACACTATGATTTCAAAAATAAGAAGGCATATTATTGGGAAGGTAGTGATCTAAATTGGATAAATGCCCAAAGTGAGAGATTAAAAAATTTAAAGGAAAAATATCACTTAGTTATTCTAACATTAGATTATGTTAATGATATTGAGATGACCAAAAAATGTATTGAGCATGCTAAAAAATACAACTTTATCCCAATGACAACAAAGGATATTACTTTAAATTCAATTAACTAA
- a CDS encoding NADH-quinone oxidoreductase subunit B family protein: protein MKTLARKKCIHVFLAYTGGCNGCDIEVVNAVLSPYYDAEQYNVFLTFNPREADILIVSGCVTLANLKPLKEIYKKIPEPKAVVAVGSCALMGGVYKNIYGDLGPSEFVVAPVDKVIPVDVKVPGCAPRPEDIIAGIVKAIPKILGERK from the coding sequence ATGAAAACACTTGCTAGGAAAAAGTGTATTCATGTTTTTTTAGCATATACTGGAGGATGCAATGGTTGTGATATAGAAGTAGTTAATGCAGTTCTTTCACCTTATTATGATGCTGAGCAGTATAATGTGTTTCTCACATTTAATCCAAGGGAGGCTGATATATTAATTGTTTCTGGATGTGTAACATTAGCTAATTTAAAACCTCTAAAAGAGATTTATAAGAAAATACCTGAGCCAAAGGCTGTAGTAGCTGTAGGATCTTGTGCTCTTATGGGTGGGGTTTATAAGAATATTTATGGAGATCTTGGACCATCAGAGTTTGTTGTAGCTCCTGTTGATAAAGTTATTCCAGTGGATGTTAAAGTTCCTGGCTGTGCCCCAAGGCCTGAAGATATAATTGCAGGGATAGTTAAAGCCATACCAAAAATATTAGGGGAGAGAAAATGA